Proteins encoded within one genomic window of Deltaproteobacteria bacterium:
- a CDS encoding response regulator, with product MSRILLVDDDDSARLTLGALLELEGHAVVEADSLAAAVTQLGSEPFAVVIVDWHLGRDDGLQLVPHTRGAKVLLLTGASEEAPRPPGVAAVVRKGDSFEDLKRLL from the coding sequence ATGAGCCGCATCCTGCTCGTCGACGACGACGACTCGGCGCGCTTGACGCTCGGTGCGCTGCTCGAGCTCGAGGGCCACGCCGTGGTCGAGGCCGACTCGCTCGCCGCCGCGGTGACGCAGCTCGGGAGCGAGCCGTTCGCGGTGGTGATCGTCGACTGGCACCTCGGCCGCGACGACGGCCTCCAGCTCGTGCCGCACACGCGCGGCGCGAAGGTGCTCTTGCTCACGGGCGCGAGCGAGGAAGCGCCAAGGCCGCCGGGCGTTGCGGCCGTGGTGCGCAAGGGCGACTCGTTCGAAGACCTGAAGCGGCTGCTCTGA